One window of the Cryptomeria japonica chromosome 7, Sugi_1.0, whole genome shotgun sequence genome contains the following:
- the LOC131074255 gene encoding RING-H2 finger protein ATL72, protein MNKDIEDKGVPHSMNQVLVLGALVFFFCMVVLLFVLCIYAILRRRVYIELPLRRHNPSWLQRLSSRREDRHLRPDLGLDVKIIETLPMSVYTSQRLKPGGTECSVCLSDFEDGEKVRVLPDCKHSFHTECIDMWFHSHSNCPLCRTKVEAKINNIKLEDDMDTSNGEENVVIDMNFAVEGGQSSCPSTSRSFAEMEIDLSTGLNSLSLERESEEISSPSGSRFCRIHSFKRMLSGRSRDGKVFPSSLHQPQNEIEEFS, encoded by the coding sequence ATGAACAAAGATATTGAAGATAAGGGAGTTCCACACTCGATGAATCAGGTTCTGGTGCTAGGAGCTTTGGTGTTTTTCTTTTGTATGGTTGTACTCTTGTTTGTTCTCTGTATCTATGCGATTTTGCGTAGAAGGGTATACATCGAACTTCCTCTCAGAAGGCATAATCCTTCATGGCTTCAAAGGCTTTCTTCTAGAAGAGAAGATCGACATTTGAGGCCGGACCTCGGCCTCGATGTCAAAATCATTGAAACCTTGCCCATGTCTGTCTATACATCACAGAGGTTGAAACCAGGAGGAACAGAATGCTCAGTGTGCTTGTCAGATTTTGAAGATGGAGAAAAAGTTAGGGTTCTGCCTGACTGTAAGCATAGTTTTCATACAGAGTGTATTGATATGTGGTTTCATTCTCATTCTAATTGTCCTCTTTGTagaaccaaggtagaggctaaaataaacaatataaaactcgAAGACGACATGGATACATCAAATGGCGAAGAAAATGTGGTTATTGACATGAATTTCGCAGTGGAAGGAGGACAGAGTAGTTGCCCATCAACCAGTCGATCTTTTGCTGAAATGGAGATTGATTTGTCGACAGGGCTAAATAGCCTTTCATTGGAGAGGGAATCAGAGGAAATTAGTTCTCCCAGTGGGTCAAGATTTTGTAGGATTCATTCATTTAAAAGGATGTTGAGTGGCAGAAGCAGAGATGGGAAAGTCTTTCCAAGCTCTCTGCATCAGCCTCAAAATGAAATTGAGGAGTTTTCATAG